The Chaetodon trifascialis isolate fChaTrf1 chromosome 16, fChaTrf1.hap1, whole genome shotgun sequence genome includes a region encoding these proteins:
- the LOC139344963 gene encoding THAP domain-containing protein 6-like has product MPVICAAYGCNNRRSIESRSRGITFHKFPSDTDLRRQWEVAIRREGFIATESSKLCSEHFKPDVFDRTGQIVRLRDGATPSVFNFPSHLQRPVATRNTKTSRKAEETLPVDLSQHFPESEPQPNDDHSYALPNSPARLKARLNEALARVESLEREKLNAKARERRAKKTVKSLLGDKKNGIP; this is encoded by the exons atgcccgTAATTTGTGCAGCCTACGGTTGCAATAACCGACGCAGTATTGAAAGCAGATCACGTGGGATTACCTTTCACAA GTTTCCCAGTGACACAGACTTGAGGAGGCAATGGGAAGTTGCAATAAGAAGGGAGGGTTTTATTGCTACTGAGTCATCCAAGCTCTGTAGTGAGCACTTCAAGCCAGATGTCTTTGACAGGACGGGTCAGATTGTCAGGCTTAGAGATGGTGCGACCCCATCTGTCTTCAACTTCCCGTCTCATCTCCAAAGA CCTGTAGCAACAAGGAACACAAAAACTTCAAGGAAAGCTGAAGAGACCCTACCAGTGGACCTTTCTCAGCATTTCCCTGAAAGTGAACCTCAGCCCAATGAT GACCACTCATATGCATTGCCCAATTCTCCTGCTCGTCTAAAGGCCAGACTCAATGAAGCTTTGGCTAGAGTGGAGAGTCTAGAGCGGGAGAAGCTGAATGCAAAGGCCCGAGAACGGAGAGCAAAGAAAACGGTAAAGAGTCTTCTGGGAGATAAGAAAAATGGAATACCCTGA
- the LOC139344910 gene encoding E3 ubiquitin-protein ligase RNF26-like, translated as MDEVNFVVVAVGRCVDACCLLLDLSIRTFSWLLRFLSGVGTSLHNTLVALSGSTLVEYWNFALFSFLTVSEAVSSATYGALHVVEGWLQMLGGVFESFKMVGHLSCHVAWRIKDVLHRGLISGSCILRQTCEGLRIALSLILYFVNTVINIVLISTQNCVSVLAGVWEMVVDPVHKVVELALTLLTFLYSCLVGASVLLWTPCQLLLDFLGALGRVFFTVFMVDSHGLLITVAIVSLALLLLNHRLPVLIGRLMLHLVSVLPGARGTQTIMDQALANQEAHTRTAQEVSTTRLPHTEALNVETDMLSANEPTQPDSLQLQAQQGGESASRTSATRPNSTPADGGGLPTDVELLSLLKEQEERKKCVICQDLSKTVLLLPCRHLCLCRHCADILTQHRHSQQRCCPLCRQPITQTMDVFL; from the coding sequence ATGGATGAAGTGAACTTCGTTGTCGTTGCTGTTGGGAGATGTGTGGAcgcctgctgcctgctgctcgacCTGTCCATCAGGACGTTCAGCTGGCTGCTTCGCTTCCTGTCTGGCGTGGGCACTTCCCTCCACAACACGCTGGTTGCCCTGAGTGGATCCACTTTGGTTGAATACTGGAACTTtgctcttttctcctttctcacCGTCAGCGAGGCCGTCTCCAGTGCTACCTATGGAGCTCTGCACGTTGTTGAGGGCTGGCTGCAGATGCTGGGAGGAGTGTTTGAGAGTTTCAAGATGGTGGGGCACCTCTCCTGTCATGTAGCCTGGCGCATCAAGGATGTGCTGCACCGCGGCCTTATTTCAGGGAGCTGCATCCTTCGTCAGACATGCGAAGGCTTGCGCATCGCGCTCAGCCTCATTCTCTACTTTGTCAACACGGTGATTAACATCGTCCTCATCAGCACGCagaactgtgtgtctgtgttggcaGGCGTCTGGGAGATGGTGGTGGACCCTGTGCACAAAGTGGTGGAGCTGGCTCTGACTCTGCTGACCTTCCTGTACAGCTGTCTGGTCGGtgcgtctgtgctgctgtggacaCCCTGCCAGCTGTTGCTGGACTTCCTGGGAGCACTGGGTCGTGTcttcttcactgttttcatgGTGGACTCACATGGCCTGCTCATCACAGTGGCCATTGTCTCACTGGCTTTGCTGTTACTGAACCACAGGCTTCCAGTCCTCATTGGACGCCTGATGCTTCATTTGGTCAGTGTTCTGCCAGGAGCTCGTGGCACACAGACTATAATGGACCAAGCTCTCGCCAATCAGGAAGCCCACACCAGGACAGCGCAGGAAGTGAGTACAACAAGGCTCCCACACACAGAAGCCTTAAATGTTGAGACTGACATGCTGTCAGCGAATGAGCCGACCCAGCCGgactctctgcagctccaggcTCAGCAGGGCGGTGAGTCTGCGAGCAGGACAAGCGCGACCCGGCCAAACTCGACTCCGGCGGATGGTGGCGGCCTGCCGACTGACGTCGAGCTGCTCAGCCTgctgaaggagcaggaggagaggaagaaatgcGTCATCTGTCAAGACCTGAGCAAgacggtgctgctgctgccctgccgtcacctctgcctctgtcgGCACTGCGCCGACATCCTGACCCAACACCGACACAGCCAGCAGCGCTGCTGTCCGCTCTGCCGGCAGCCCATCACACAGACCATGGACGTCTTCCTCTGA
- the ins gene encoding insulin — protein MAALWLQSVSLLILLIVSWPGSQAVAPPQHLCGSHLVDALYLVCGDRGFFYNPKRDVDPLLGFLPSKAGGAAATGGDNEVAEYAFKDQMEMMVKRGIVEQCCHRPCNIFDLQNYCN, from the exons ATGGCGGCTCTGTGGctccagtctgtctctctgctgatCTTACTGATCGTATCCTGGCCGGGCTCACAGGCTGTCGCGCCCCCACAGCACCTGTGTGGCTCTCACCTGGTCGACGCCCTCTACCTGGTCTGTGGGGACAGAGGCTTCTTCTACAACCCCAAGAGAGACGTGGACCCTCTGCTGG GTTTCCTCCCTTCGAAggctggtggagctgctgcgaCAGGTGGCGACAACGAGGTGGCCGAGTACGCCTTCAAGGACCAGATGGAGATGATGGTGAAGCGAGGCATCGTGGAGCAGTGCTGCCACAGACCCTGCAACATCTTCGACCTGCAGAACTACTGCAACTGA
- the LOC139344582 gene encoding histone H2B 1/2-like has translation MPEVTKVAKKGSKKAASKATKGNRKRRRPRKESYAIYVYKVLKQVHPDTGISSKAMGIMNSFVSDIFERIAGEASRLAHYNKRSTITSREIQTAVRLLLPGELAKHAVSEGTKAVTKYTSSK, from the coding sequence ATGCCTGAAGTGACAAAAGTGGCGAAGAAAGGCTCCAAGAAAGCCGCTTCGAAAGCGACCAAGGGCAACAGGAAGAGAAGGCGCCCAAGAAAGGAGAGCTATGCCATCTACGTCTACAAGGTCCTGAAGCAGGTCCACCCCGACACCGGGATCTCCTCTAAGGCCATGGGTATCATGAATTCTTTCGTCAGTGATATCTTCGAGCGCATCGCCGGTGAGGCCTCTCGTCTGGCTCACTATAACAAGCGCTCTACCATCACCTCCAGGGAGATCCAGACCGCCGTccgcctgctgctgcctggTGAGCTGGCCAAGCATGCCGTGTCTGAGGGCACCAAGGCCGTCACCAAGTACACCAGCTCCAAGTAA
- the LOC139344958 gene encoding complement C1q-like protein 4 has product MKITVIFLVFLVVGSVSTYQHKMESDNKTVALSPAHEQPCARDVHAVLRELTASLAQQKVEMKVLQKETQAKLKELEGQKTEVDKLKQQLQVKQVAFSASLLARGHGYTGPVHTLVTLRFQHVITNVGKAYNPHTGVFTPPVRGVYHFEWHIGAPGNHKHPTGAVLYKNSKHIYIAYVHHTTHYDTTSNGATLLLEVGDVVFLRLWPNARLYDSHNHHTTFSGHLLFTM; this is encoded by the exons ATGAAGATCACTGTGATTTTCTTGGTGTTTCTGGTGGTCGGGTCTGTCTCCACATATCAGCATAAGATGGAGTCAGACAACAAAACTGTTGCACTGTCACCTGCACACGAACAGCCTTGTGCTCGAGACGTCCATGCTGTGCTGAGAGAGCTGACTGCCTCGCTGGCTCAGCAGAAGGTGGAGATGAAGGTCTTGCAAAAGGAAACTCAAG CAAAGCTTAAAGAGCTGGAGGGGCAGAAGACTGAGGTCGACAAGCTGAAGCAACAGCTACAAG TCAAACAGGTTGCTTTCTCCGCCTCTCTGTTGGCTCGTGGCCATGGATACACGGGACCCGTTCACACACTCGTGACTCTGAGGTTCCAGCATGTCATCACAAACGTTGGAAAGGCCTATAATCCACACACAG GTGTCTTCACTCCACCAGTGAGAGGAGTCTACCACTTCGAGTGGCACATAGGAGCACCTGGAAACCATAAGCATCCCACAGGCGCCGTGCTGTACAAGAACTCCAAGCACATTTATATTGCATATGTGCATCACACGACCCATTATGATACTACTTCTAATGGAGCTACGCTGCTTCTAGAGGTTGgagatgttgtgtttttgcgtCTGTGGCCGAATGCAAGGCTGTATGACAGTCACAATCACCACACCACCTTCAGCGGTCATCTGCTTTTCACCATGTGA
- the LOC139344911 gene encoding histone H4 → MSGRGKGGKGLGKGGAKRHRKVLRDNIQGITKPAIRRLARRGGVKRISGLIYEETRGVLKVFLENVIRDAVTYTEHAKRKTVTAMDVVYALKRQGRTLYGFGG, encoded by the coding sequence ATGAGTGGTCGTGGAAAAGGTGGTAAGGGACTCGGTAAAGGAGGCGCCAAGCGTCACCGTAAAGTCCTTCGTGACAACATCCAGGGAATCACTAAGCCCGCCATCCGCCGCCTGGCTCGACGTGGTGGAGTCAAACGTATCTCTGGTCTCATCTACGAGGAGACTCGTGGTgtcctcaaagtgtttttggagAATGTCATCCGTGATGCTGTCACCTACACCGAGCACGCCAAGAGAAAGACCGTCACCGCCATGGATGTAGTCTATGCTCTCAAGAGGCAGGGTCGCACCCTGTACGGCTTCGGAGGTTAA
- the LOC139344611 gene encoding histone H2B 1/2-like — protein sequence MPDPPKTGKKGSKKAVSKAVSKGNRKKRRPRKESYAIYVYKVLKQVHPDTGISSKAMGIMNSFVSDIFERIAGEASRLAHYNKRSTITSREIQTAVRLLLPGELAKHAVSEGTKAVTKYTSSK from the coding sequence ATGCCTGACCCACCAAAAACAGGGAAGAAAGGCTCAAAGAAAGCAGTTTCCAAGGCCGTGTCAAAGGGCAACAGGAAGAAAAGGCGCCCCAGGAAGGAGAGTTATGCCATCTATGTCTACAAGGTCCTCAAGCAGGTCCACCCTGACACCGGGATCTCCTCTAAAGCTATGGGCATCATGAACTCCTTCGTCAGTGACATCTTTGAGCGCATTGCTGGTGAGGCATCTCGTCTGGCTCATTACAACAAGCGCTCCACCATCACCTCCAGGGAGATCCAGACTGCTGTCCgtctgctgctgcctggtgAGCTGGCCAAGCACGCCGTGTCTGAGGGTACCAAGGCCGTCACCAAGTACACCAGCTCCAAGTAA
- the LOC139345001 gene encoding histone H4 — MSGRGKGGKGLGKGGAKRHRKVLRDNIQGITKPAIRRLARRGGVKRISGLIYEETRGVLKVFLENVIRDAVTYTEHAKRKTVTAMDVVYALKRQGRTLYGFGG, encoded by the coding sequence atgagTGGTCGTGGAAAAGGTGGTAAGGGACTCGGTAAAGGAGGCGCCAAGCGTCACCGTAAAGTCCTTCGTGACAACATCCAGGGAATCACTAAGCCAGCCATCCGCCGCCTGGCTCGACGTGGGGGTGTCAAACGTATCTCTGGTCTCATCTACGAGGAGACCCGTGGTGTCCTCAAAGTGTTCCTGGAGAATGTCATCCGTGATGCCGTCACCTACACCGAGCACGCCAAGAGAAAGACCGTCACCGCCATGGATGTAGTCTATGCTCTAAAGAGGCAGGGTCGCACCCTGTACGGCTTCGGAGGTTAA
- the LOC139344912 gene encoding histone H2B 1/2-like, with amino-acid sequence MPEVAKAPKKGSKKAASKSTKGNRKRRRPRKESYAIYVYKVLKQVHPDTGISSKAMGIMNSFVSDIFERIAGEASRLAHYNKRSTITSREIQTAVRLLLPGELAKHAVSEGTKAVTKYTSSK; translated from the coding sequence atgccTGAAGTAGCTAAAGCACCGAAGAAAGGCTCTAAGAAAGCCGCTTCCAAATCGACTAAGGGCAACAGGAAAAGAAGGCGCCCCAGGAAGGAGAGCTATGCCATCTATGTCTACAAGGTCCTCAAGCAGGTTCACCCCGACACCGGGATCTCCTCTAAGGCCATGGGCATCATGAACTCCTTCGTCAGCGATATCTTCGAGCGCATCGCCGGTGAGGCCTCTCGTCTGGCTCATTATAACAAGCGCTCCACCATCACCTCCAGGGAGATCCAGACCGCCGTccgcctgctgctgcctggAGAGCTGGCCAAGCACGCCGTGTCTGAGGGTACCAAGGCCGTCACCAAGTACACCAGCTCCAAGTAA